The region TTCCGCTTATTTTCCGCCCGCCATGCACTCGCACGAACCCGTTCAGCAGCTCGAGATCATTCCGCCCACGCAATGGAGCGCGCAGTTGCCCGCGCACGTCGTCGAACAGTTGCCCGCGCAGGGCGTGACGGTGTTCGCCGTCAGCGACGATGCGTCGGATACCGCCGCGTTCAGCGCGCGCTACGGCTTCGGTCTGGAAGATTGCGCGAACACGATCGTGGTCCGCTACAAGAAAGACGGCGGTGAGCATTACGCCGCGCTGGTGTCGCTCGGTTCGCTGAGGCTGGACATCAACGGCGCGGTGAAGGCCGCGCTGGGCGCGCAACGGCTTTCATTCGCCAAACGGGAAGCGGCGGTCGAACACAGCGGGATGGAGTTCGGCGGCATCACCGCCTTCGGTTTGCCGGACGACTGGCGCGTGCTCGTCGATGCCGCCGTGATGGAGCGCGCGCAGATCGTCATGGGCGCGGGCGTGCGCGCCGCCAAGCTGTTATTGGCGCCGGACGTGCTGCGCCAATGGCCGCGCTGCGAAGTGGCGCAGCTGACGTTGCCGGCGCAGTCGATGGAGTAAGCGGGGCAGCGACGCTCAGCGGCATTGCCGCAAAAGCCGCCATGACTGCGTCGCTTTTCCAAAGATAGTTGCACGCGCAATCAACCCACGCCCCACGCCGTCCTGAAGTTTTTCTCCGTCTCGCCGTTAATCCAGAGAGTGCCATGAACCGCCGGGGCGTTCGCCTCGCGCGGCGGGTCGACTCATAAAGACAACGCAAGACAAAGCGACAAGGGACACGGAGATGGAAAGGTTTCGCCTGAAAGTGCGGCTCTGGCTCGCACTCGCGGTTATGTGCCTGGGCATTCTGGCAATCGGCCTTTGGGGCGCGTTCAAGGCGCGCGACACGATGATCGCCGGCCGCGAGGCCGAGTTGAAGAGCGTGGTCAGCGTCGCCTATAGCGTGCTGGATCGTTACAACGGCCTCGCTGCGGCGGGCACCATGCCGCTCGCCGAAGCGCAACGCACGGCCATGGCCGATCTGCGCGCGATGCGCTACGACGGCGCCGGCGGCTATCTCGTGATCGAAGACGCGCACGCGCGGGTGCTGATGCACGGCGTACGCGGCGATCTCGAAGGCAAGGACATGAGCGGCTTCACCGATCCGCAAGGGCGCCACGTATTCAAGGACGGCTCGGATCTCGCCGAACGCGACGGCGACGGCTTCATCCATCTGCAATTTCTCAAGCCGGGTTCCAATCAGATGGCGCCGAAGATCAACTACGTGCGCCTCTACAAACCGTGGGACTGGACGATCGTCACCGGCGTCTTCACCGACGATATCGACGCCGTGTTCTATTCGACGCTGCTGCAATACGTCGGCGCCGCACTGATTCTGTGCGTGGTGGTGTCGCTGGTGATCGGCGTGATTCTGCGCAGCATCCTGCGGCAACTTGGTGGCGAACCCGCTTACGCGGCGGAAATTGCCGCACGTATCGCCGATGGTGAACTCGATCTCGTGGTCGACACGAAACCCGGCGATGAAAGCAGCCTGCTGGCCGCGATGCAGCGGATGCAGCACCGCCTCGCGCAGGCGATCACGCAGATTCGCAGCGGCGCCGCGTTGATTTCGTCGGTGTCGCATGAGATTGCGGCAGGGAACGCCGATCTGTCGCGACGGACCGAGCAGCAGGCGAGCGCGCTCGGCGAAACGGCGTCGAGCATGGAGCAGATCACCGCGACCGTGAAGCAGAACGCCGACAACGCGAAACAGGCGAGTCAACTGGCGCACAACGCGTCCGAAACGGCGGCGCGCGGCGGCGAGGTGGTGGGGCAGGTGGTCGAGACGATGCGCGGGATTTCACAATCGTCGCATCGAATCGGCGACATCATCGGCGTGATCGAGGGGATTGCGTTTCAGACCAATATTCTCGCGTTGAACGCGGCGGTCGAGGCGGCGCGCGCGGGCGAGGAGGGCCGTGGTTTTGCGGTGGTGGCCGGCGAAGTGCGCAGCCTCGCGCAACGCAGCGCCGCGGCCGCGAAGGAGATCAAGGCGTTGATCGAGGAATCGGCGGCGCAGATCGACGGCGGGTCGCAGTACGTGGGCCGCGCGGGCGAAACCATGCAGGAAGTCGTGCAGGCGGTGCGCCGCGTGACCGACATCATGGGCGAGATCAGCGCGGCGTCGGTCGAACAGAGTTCGGGCATCGAGCAGGTCAACATCGCGGTGGCGAGCATGGATCAGACGACCCAGCAGAACGCCGCGCTCGTCGAGGAAGCGAGTGCATCCGCCGAAGTGCTGAAGACGCAGACGGGTCAATTGGCCGAAGCGATCGCCGTGTTTTCGTTACCGCCTGCGTGAGAAAGGCAGTGACGGTAAGGCGCCGAACCGGCGATTCGATGCGGTAAAAAAGAAAAGAGCACGGGAGAATTTACTTTCGGAGGACACGACGCGCAACCGGTTGGCCGGTTGCGCGTTGCGTCTTTCCGGTCGTGCTCATATCGAAGTATCGAAATATCGAAGTACGTGATCTCTTCGATTCGATTTCGATTCGATACGGCGACGACCGTCTTTGCCCTGCCCAGACTTAGATGACGAGGCGCGACACCTTCGTGCCTTCGAGCGACACGCCGGCCATCAGGCCACCGTTCGTCAGCACGAATGCTTCGACCGGGCTCGTCGCGGTCGACGTATCGACCGCACCGTTCGCGCCGACCTTCAGCACGGCGACTGTCGCATCGGCGCCGGCTGCCCAACCCTGGCTGCCGAGGAATTTATCGAGCGCTTCCTGCGTCATGAACAGGAACACCAGCGCCTTCGACTGCGCGCCGATCTGCAAACCGAATGAACCCGCGACGGTGCTGTAATAGCCCGACGTGCGGCCGCCTACGCGCAACGCGCCTTCGCCATACTGACCACCGACCCAGAAGCCGGCCGAAATGACGGACGGAAACACCAGCACGCCTCGCGCTTTCGCGACCAGCTCACGCGAACCGCCGACGTTCTGATACAGCCGCGCCAGCGTCGAGTCGACGCCCGCGTTGATCGTGTCGCGCTTGCCGGCGTTGGCCGAAGGCGAGGCGCTCGATGACGGCGAGGTCGTCGTGCAGCCGGCGAGGCTGAGGCCTGCGGTGGCCAGGGCGGCGCTGCCGGTGAGGATGAATTGTCGTCTGCGCATGATTGTTTTCCTTTGCGTTATTGAAGTTGCGTAGGCTCGATGCTTCGTCGTTGACTTCGTCGTTGCTTTGCGAGCGGTCTGCCGTGACGCCGGCATGTGCGTACGTCGCTTGCTAACCAGCATTTCGCGTGCCTGAGCCTGGAGCATCGATCGCGGCGAAAAGTTGCGCGAGGGAAATGTCCGTGCGACGTCGACTCAGCCTTTCACCAGACCACCGTCGACGATCAGGTTCTGGCCGGTCACGGCGCGCGCCCATGGCGACAGGAAGAACAGCACGGCGTCGGCAAATTCCTCGGGCGTCGTGACGCGCCGCACCGGCGTCGAGTTGGCGATCAGGTCGAAGACGAATTCCGGCGTGGCCGAACTGGCGTCGGTGGTGCGCAATAGACCGCCCGACACCATGTTGACCGTGATGCCGTCGGGACCGAGATCGTGCGACGCCGTACGGGTCAGCGATAGCAGCGCCGCCTTGGCCGCCGTGTAGTCGTGGTACGGGACCACGGGATTCTGAAACAGATTGGTACCCACGTTGACGATGCGGCCGAAACCGCGCGCGCGCATGCCCGCGGCGGCCGCCTGAATCGTGTTCAGCGCGCCCTTGAGCGAGCCGTCGAGTTGCTGCTGCATGCGGGTCCAATCGAGGGTGTCGATGGTGGGGCGCGCGTCGCCGTCGAAACGGAAGTCGGCCAGCGCGTTGTTCACCACCGATACGATCGGCTGCCCCGTTTGCGCCTGGGCCGCGTCGAACAAACGCGTGACGGCCGCTTTATCGGTGACGTCGGCCTGAAGCGGCACGACGCGTTCGCCGAGTTCGTCCCGTAGCGCGAGCGCTGCTTTCTCGCTCCGGTGATAGTTGACGACCACGCCCGCGCCTTCGCGCACGAGCGCACGCGTGATCGACGCGCCGAGTCCACGGGCGCCGCCCGTTATCAGCACCCATTGTTCGGATAGAAGCATCGCTTTCCCCATGGTCGATGAAATGTCGGTCGCTATTGTCGCGCGATTCGGCGCGCGGCCGCGTTTTCATTGCATGGGTGACGTGGTGGATGGCTTTACGTTTGAACGCCTTCTGTTTTGCAGACGAATGCCGGTGTGCGGCGGCGTTGCCGGGGTGTCGAAGATTTCTCTCCTCTGTTTGAAACCGATGACAGGGCAGCGGAATTCTATTGACGTCGTGTTTCTTCTGTCTGTGTGGTGACTCTCAGTCCTTGCGCGAAAGCTGCGTGTTGATATCGGGACTAATACCTAGGTGTTTCGTTTGTGCGCGCCAATGGAATTCATCTGATCAGGCGATCTAGATAGTTTGGAGTGCGTATATGGTGGAGTTTTTACGTTTTGGTGGTGTATCGGTAATTAACGATCCTTAGCAATTAAAAATCATTTTTTACACAAAAAGAACCGGCTATTTCGCTTTGCGTGGGATAGCGCACGGTCGCTGCATGGCGCTCCGCATAACTTCAACTTTCATCAGGCCCAGCTACGTCATTTCAATTCTTCTTAACGCGTAGCCAGTCGTTGCTCTCGGATCACGTCGAATCGGACCGGGGTTTTTCGCGACAGAGATGCCGGGCGCCATGCGAATCAGGTGTGGTGTCAGGTAATACCGACCGGGCTTTGAGTTTGGGTCTTTAACGATGAATGCAGAGTCATCGGTTATTCGGGCCGGTCATTCGACGCATATAGTTAGGAGCATGAAATGAAAAAGCAAAATAGCGACAAGCGCACGCTGGGGACTCGCCGCGCGGTATTGGCGATGGCTGTGAGTCTGTACGCGGCGATGGCGGGGGCGCAAACGAATACGCCGGTGCCGGGCCCGGCCTCGGGCAAGGCGCCGAAAGTGGTGGTTGCGCAGTTGCCGATCGATTGTCCGCAGTACGACACTCCGCAATACGACACGCTCGGTTGCAAGCGGGAAAGCGCCGGCTTGCTGACGACGACGGGTGTCGGCGTGTCGGCCGCCGCGGGATCGGGGACGGCGGCGGGGTCGCAAAGCGGGTCGGGTAATGGGTCGGGCAACGGGGCGGCGTCGGGCGGGAATGGCGATAGCGGCGCGAATGGTGCTGGCAATTCGGGGAATTCGGGGTCCGCGGGATTGGGTGGATCGGCGGCGGGGGGGAGTGGTAGTGGTAGTGGCGGTAATGGGGGGAAGGGTAGTGGCGGGTCTGGTAGTGGCGGGTCTGGTAACGGCGGGTCTGGTAGTGGTGGTTCGGGCAGTGGCGGTTCGGGTAGTGGCGGGTCTGGTAGTGGTGGTTCGGGTAGTGGCGGGTCTGGTAGTGGTGGTTCGGGCAGTGGCGGGTCCGGTAATGGTGGTTCGGGCAGTGGCGGGTCTGGAAGTGGCGGGTCTGGCAGTGGTGGCTCGGGTAGTGGTGGCTCGGGTAGTGGCGGGTCTGGCAGTGGTGGTTCGGGCAGTGGCGGGTCTGGTAGTGGCGGTTCGGGTAGTGGCGGTTCGGGCAGTGGCGGGTCCGGTAGTGGTGGTTCGGGTAGTGGTGGTTCGGGTAGCGGCGGATCAGGTAGTGGTGGTTCGGGTAGTGGCGGTTCGGGCAGTGGTGGTTCGGGCAGTGGTGGGTCGGGCGACGGCGGCTCGGGTAGCGGCGGCTCTGGCGGTCACGGCTCTGGCGGTCACGGCTCCGGTGGCCACGGCGATGGCGGTCATGGCGATGGCGGTCATGGCGACGGTGGTCATGGTGACGGTGGTCATGGCGATGGCGGTCATGGCGATGGTGGTCACGGCGATGGTGGTCATGGCGACGGCGGCCACGGTGATGGCGGTCATGGCGACGGCGGCCACGGTGATGGCGGTCATGGCGACGGCGGTCACAGCTCCGGTGGTCACGGCGATGGCGGTCATGGTGACGGTGGCCACGGCGATGGCGGTCATGGCGACGGCGGCCACGGTGATGGTGGTCACGGCGATGGTGGTCACGGCGATGGCGGTCACGGCGATGGCGGTCATGGTGACGGTGGTCACGGCGACGGCGGTCATGGCGACGGCGGTCACGGCTCCGGTGGTCACGGCTCCGGTGGTCACGGCGATGGTGGTCACGGCGATGGCGGTCACGGCGATGGCGGTCATGGTGACGGTGGCCACGGCGATGGCGGTCATGGCGACGGCGGCCACGGTGATGGTGGTCACGGCGATGGTGGTCACGGCGATGGCGGTCACGGCGATGGCGGTCATGGTGACGGTGGTCACGGCGACGGCGGTCATGGCGACGGCGGTCACGGCTCCGGTGGTCACGGCTCCGGTGGTCACGGCGATGGCGGTCACGGCGATGGCGGTCATGGTGACGGTGGCCACGGCGATGGCGGTCATGGCGACGGCGGCCACGGTGATGGTGGTCACGGCGATGGCGGTCACGGCGATGGCGGTCATGGTGACGGTGGTCACGGCGACGGCGGTCATGGCGACGGCGGCCACGGTGATGGCGGTCACGGCGATGGCGGTCACGGCGACGGCGGTCATGGTGACGGTGGTCACGGCGACGGCGGTCATGGCGACGGCGGTCATGGCGACGGCGGTCACGGCTCCGGTGGTCACGGTGATGGCGGCCATGGCGATGGCGGTCATGGCGACGGTGGCCATGGCAATGGTGGCCATGGTGACGGCAGCCATGGTGATGGCGGTCACGGCTCCGGTGGTCACGGCGACAGCGGCCACGGTGATGGCGGCCACGGCGCAAGCGGTCACGGAGATGGTGGTCACGGCGACAGCGGTCACGGCGACAGCGGCCACAGCGGAGGCTTCGGCGGCTTCGGTGGCCATAGCGGCGGCTTCGGCGGTGGCAATGGCGGCAGCGGCGGTCACGGCCGCGGCCACTAAGCGCGGACTGGATTCCGCAGCACCTCCGCAGCACGAGCAGCGTGGACGTCCAGCTTACTGGCCGGTCACGCTGCCCGAATCGCTCATCGGCGCAAACGCATCAGTCAACAAACCTCACCAACCCAAACGAAAAAGAGCGGACATCCCTCGTCCGCTCTTCTCCCACCTGACTCCACAAATCAAATCACCACCCCCCCCAACATCCATAAACTACCCACCCACCTCAATCACCCTCTCCTGCACCACCAGAAAAACCCGCTCCCCCGCAACCCTCCCATCCTCCCGCGCCCCGCCCGTAAACCCGCCAAACGCAGGCAACACGCCATAGCGAGCCTGAAACCGGAAACAGGGCACCCGCACGGAATCGATCCGCGTCGACACCCGATAAACCGGATGCACGTGCCCCGCGAGCGCGTAGGCCTCATCGACCACGCACGGGTAATGACACAAAGCCCACGGCCCAAGCCGCCACGGCTCCCGCACGCACTGAAAATCCAGCGTCTGCGGCAACGCGCCCGCATGCCGATCGTGATTTCCCTCGACCAGCACGACCCGCAACGCGGCGTGCCGTGCCCGCCACACATGCAACGCGCCCAACGTCTCCACCGCATGCGCCTCGCGCGCATGCATCAGATCGCCGAGAAAGACGAGCATTGCCGGTGCAAACTCGTCGATCAGCCGATCGAGCCGCCGCAAATTGTCGGCGGTCGAACCAACCGGCACCGGAATGCCGCGCGCGCGAAATACAGCGTCCTTGCCGAAATGCGCATCGGCGATGAAAAGACATCGCGACGCGGGATCGAACGCCGCCCGCAAGCTCGACAACACGAGCGGCTGCCCGGCGACCTCGATCTTCAACGAACTCGTCTTCATGAACGCGCCGCCTTTTCGAGTTCCGCCAGCATGCGCTCGACGCGATCCGCGAGCTTCTCCGTGCTCACCTTCTCGCGCAGACGTCCGACGATCAGCGGAAACGCGAACGGCGTCGGCTTTTTCGGCCGCATCACGACAACGCGGCTGGCGCTCATCCGTTCGAGCGCGATGCGGATACGCTGCGCGTCGAGTTCCTGCAGCAGAACTTCGGCATCGGCCTGACCGAGCAGCAGATTGTCGCTATCGTGATGGCGAAAGATCTCATAGAACAATCCACTCGACGCCTGCAATTGCCGCGCACTTTTCTGTTGCCCAGGATTGCCCTGGAACACGAGTCCCGACACGCGCGCAATTTCGCGGAACCGCCGCATCGACAGTTCGGATGAATTGAGGCTGGCCAGAATGTCGTGCTCCAGCGCATCGGACGAAAGCAGACCCGCGTCGAGCTGCGCGGCCCAATCGAATGGTTGCGCGGACAACAGCTCGAAGCCGTAGTCGTTCATCGAGATCGAAAAAGTACCGGGCTGTTCGCGCGCGACCCGCCACGCAAGCAGCGCGCCCAATCCAATATGCGCCGTGCGCCCGGCAAACGGATAGCAGAAGAAATGATGCCCTTCCCGCGACTTCAACAATTCCACCACCAGTACCCCGGGTTCGGGCAATGCCGACCACTTCTGCTGCAATTCGAGCAGCGGCCGCACCGCGCGCATTTCCGGCTCGTCGTAGATGCCATGGGCGGCACGCGCGAGCATCGTCAAGGTCGCATCGGCAAGTTCGGACGAGAGCGGCATGCGGCTGCCTGCCCATTGCGGCATCGCGCCGCGCGAGGACGTCGCGCGCCGCACCCACGCGGTCATGTCCTGCACGCGAATCAATTCGAGCGCGCGTCCGCCGAAGGTAAAGATATCGCCGGGCTTGAGCCGCGAAATAAACGACTCCTCGATCGCGCCGATCCTTCCACCCGACAGATACGCGACGTTCAACGTCCCATTCGCGACGATCGTGCCGATGTTGTTGCGATGCCGCCGCACCAGATCCTCGCGCGGCACGCGATACAGGCCATCGCTCGCGAGCGCCACGCGATGGTAGTCCGGATACGCACGCAACGCGGTGCCCCCGCCTTCCACGAAGCCGAGCGCCCAGTCGAACTGCGCCTGGGTCAGATCGCGGTACGCGTAAGTGCCGCGAATTTCGCCATACAGTTCTCGCGCATCGAACCCGCCGCCGATCGCCACCGTCACCAGATGTTGCACCAGCACGTCGAACGGTTTGTCGGGCGTATCGCGTCCTTCTATCCGGCGCTTCTCGACGGCTTCTCGCGCGGCGGCGGCTTCGACCAGTTCGAGCGCATGCGTCGGCACGATCGTCACGCGCGACGGCCGGCCGGGCGCATGCCCCGAACGTCCCGCACGCTGCATGAGCCGCGCGACGCCCTTGGGCGAACCGATCTGGAACACGCGGTCCACCGGCAGAAAATCGACGCCGAGGTCCAGGCTCGATGTACACACCACCACCTTCAACGCGCCACTCTTGAGACCGCGTTCGACCCATTCGCGCACCTCCTGATCGAGCGAGCCGTGATGCAGCGCGATCAGTCCGGCCCACTCGGGTCGTGC is a window of Paraburkholderia sp. D15 DNA encoding:
- a CDS encoding YbaK/EbsC family protein — its product is MHSHEPVQQLEIIPPTQWSAQLPAHVVEQLPAQGVTVFAVSDDASDTAAFSARYGFGLEDCANTIVVRYKKDGGEHYAALVSLGSLRLDINGAVKAALGAQRLSFAKREAAVEHSGMEFGGITAFGLPDDWRVLVDAAVMERAQIVMGAGVRAAKLLLAPDVLRQWPRCEVAQLTLPAQSME
- a CDS encoding methyl-accepting chemotaxis protein, with product MERFRLKVRLWLALAVMCLGILAIGLWGAFKARDTMIAGREAELKSVVSVAYSVLDRYNGLAAAGTMPLAEAQRTAMADLRAMRYDGAGGYLVIEDAHARVLMHGVRGDLEGKDMSGFTDPQGRHVFKDGSDLAERDGDGFIHLQFLKPGSNQMAPKINYVRLYKPWDWTIVTGVFTDDIDAVFYSTLLQYVGAALILCVVVSLVIGVILRSILRQLGGEPAYAAEIAARIADGELDLVVDTKPGDESSLLAAMQRMQHRLAQAITQIRSGAALISSVSHEIAAGNADLSRRTEQQASALGETASSMEQITATVKQNADNAKQASQLAHNASETAARGGEVVGQVVETMRGISQSSHRIGDIIGVIEGIAFQTNILALNAAVEAARAGEEGRGFAVVAGEVRSLAQRSAAAAKEIKALIEESAAQIDGGSQYVGRAGETMQEVVQAVRRVTDIMGEISAASVEQSSGIEQVNIAVASMDQTTQQNAALVEEASASAEVLKTQTGQLAEAIAVFSLPPA
- a CDS encoding YSC84-related protein, which codes for MRRRQFILTGSAALATAGLSLAGCTTTSPSSSASPSANAGKRDTINAGVDSTLARLYQNVGGSRELVAKARGVLVFPSVISAGFWVGGQYGEGALRVGGRTSGYYSTVAGSFGLQIGAQSKALVFLFMTQEALDKFLGSQGWAAGADATVAVLKVGANGAVDTSTATSPVEAFVLTNGGLMAGVSLEGTKVSRLVI
- a CDS encoding 3-oxoacyl-ACP reductase; the protein is MLLSEQWVLITGGARGLGASITRALVREGAGVVVNYHRSEKAALALRDELGERVVPLQADVTDKAAVTRLFDAAQAQTGQPIVSVVNNALADFRFDGDARPTIDTLDWTRMQQQLDGSLKGALNTIQAAAAGMRARGFGRIVNVGTNLFQNPVVPYHDYTAAKAALLSLTRTASHDLGPDGITVNMVSGGLLRTTDASSATPEFVFDLIANSTPVRRVTTPEEFADAVLFFLSPWARAVTGQNLIVDGGLVKG
- the pdeM gene encoding ligase-associated DNA damage response endonuclease PdeM, which gives rise to MKTSSLKIEVAGQPLVLSSLRAAFDPASRCLFIADAHFGKDAVFRARGIPVPVGSTADNLRRLDRLIDEFAPAMLVFLGDLMHAREAHAVETLGALHVWRARHAALRVVLVEGNHDRHAGALPQTLDFQCVREPWRLGPWALCHYPCVVDEAYALAGHVHPVYRVSTRIDSVRVPCFRFQARYGVLPAFGGFTGGAREDGRVAGERVFLVVQERVIEVGG
- a CDS encoding ligase-associated DNA damage response DEXH box helicase; its protein translation is MTEPADSDNPEAIGPDASSEPGARPRSRPRPRRIPRSRAQQARLDAHEPAFEPLPFTFDETAAQRPFADRLAAWFDARGWQPFEFQRDVWREIAHGASGLLHATTGAGKTWAVWFGALATFAAAQSIEQLAGKNTKKAANKAMKKTTEKATTASIQRVAPPRTQPDPLTVLWITPMRALAADTARALQSSALDLAVPWSVGMRTGDTTSAERARQNRRMPSALVTTPESLSLMLTRPDAREVLSHVRLVVVDEWHELLGNKRGTQTQLALARLAHWRPELQVWGLSATLGNLPFAAEVLLAPVKTARVSVHGALPKALIVDTIIPETIERFPWGGHAGMRQVGAVADAIGDAHTSLVFTNTRSQCELWYQALLEARPEWAGLIALHHGSLDQEVREWVERGLKSGALKVVVCTSSLDLGVDFLPVDRVFQIGSPKGVARLMQRAGRSGHAPGRPSRVTIVPTHALELVEAAAAREAVEKRRIEGRDTPDKPFDVLVQHLVTVAIGGGFDARELYGEIRGTYAYRDLTQAQFDWALGFVEGGGTALRAYPDYHRVALASDGLYRVPREDLVRRHRNNIGTIVANGTLNVAYLSGGRIGAIEESFISRLKPGDIFTFGGRALELIRVQDMTAWVRRATSSRGAMPQWAGSRMPLSSELADATLTMLARAAHGIYDEPEMRAVRPLLELQQKWSALPEPGVLVVELLKSREGHHFFCYPFAGRTAHIGLGALLAWRVAREQPGTFSISMNDYGFELLSAQPFDWAAQLDAGLLSSDALEHDILASLNSSELSMRRFREIARVSGLVFQGNPGQQKSARQLQASSGLFYEIFRHHDSDNLLLGQADAEVLLQELDAQRIRIALERMSASRVVVMRPKKPTPFAFPLIVGRLREKVSTEKLADRVERMLAELEKAARS